From bacterium, one genomic window encodes:
- a CDS encoding MFS transporter yields MKQLLANRNFMAVWAASFVSGLGDKIAILAFFSLVYNRTGNVASLGLLAAVQVLPGVVLGPFAGVLIDRWSRRGVMVASDLLSVATVCVIPLVDSLALVYVLAAVLAAGRHLSGPARLALIPDLVPNDQLNRGNALFMVSQNVILLVGMAAGGVIVAGLGTAVAFWVDGGTFAASALLLLLPRLQEPAACDGEAAARSRWHDVRHGAVWLWGRPRLRYAVLFLALVTMITAMQPPLVYEFITRLLGRSERELGLIFATAGLGGLLGAGIASVFRSLHHPLRTVGWLVAIDGALLTLFALNRNLAVALLLFALFGAISTGIQVNLATFLQRETPPEKRGRVFGWLSPLLGPVTLLSVLAGPVVAGWAGVVAVLAVAGACEVLLGVAGALSAPRPDRRSEEAMAGNPADGEAGEGEDDLKAMAGRA; encoded by the coding sequence GTGAAGCAACTTCTCGCCAACCGCAACTTCATGGCGGTCTGGGCTGCGTCCTTCGTTTCCGGCCTGGGCGACAAGATCGCCATCCTCGCCTTCTTCTCCCTCGTCTACAACCGTACCGGCAATGTGGCCAGCCTCGGCCTGCTGGCCGCCGTGCAGGTGCTGCCGGGCGTGGTGCTGGGCCCCTTCGCCGGCGTGCTGATCGACCGCTGGAGCCGTCGCGGCGTGATGGTGGCCAGCGACCTGCTGAGCGTCGCGACCGTCTGCGTGATACCCCTGGTGGACAGCCTGGCGCTGGTCTACGTCCTGGCCGCGGTGCTCGCGGCGGGCCGCCACCTGAGCGGCCCCGCGCGTTTGGCCCTGATCCCCGACCTGGTGCCCAACGATCAGCTCAACCGCGGCAACGCCCTGTTCATGGTGTCGCAGAACGTGATCCTGCTGGTGGGAATGGCGGCCGGGGGCGTCATCGTGGCCGGGCTGGGCACCGCGGTGGCCTTCTGGGTGGACGGCGGCACCTTCGCCGCTTCGGCCCTGCTGCTGTTGCTGCCGCGCCTCCAGGAGCCGGCCGCCTGCGACGGCGAGGCGGCCGCTCGTTCGCGCTGGCACGATGTCCGGCACGGCGCGGTCTGGCTGTGGGGACGGCCGCGCCTGCGCTACGCGGTGCTTTTCCTCGCCCTGGTGACCATGATCACCGCCATGCAGCCGCCCCTGGTCTACGAATTCATCACGCGCCTGCTCGGACGCAGCGAGCGCGAACTGGGCCTGATCTTCGCCACGGCGGGGCTGGGCGGGCTGCTCGGCGCCGGCATCGCCTCGGTCTTCCGCAGCCTGCACCACCCCCTGCGTACGGTGGGGTGGCTCGTGGCCATCGATGGCGCCCTGCTTACGCTCTTCGCGCTCAACCGGAATCTCGCGGTGGCGTTGCTCCTGTTCGCCCTGTTCGGGGCCATCAGCACCGGCATCCAGGTCAATCTGGCGACCTTCTTGCAGCGCGAAACGCCACCGGAGAAGCGGGGGCGCGTCTTCGGGTGGCTCTCGCCGCTGCTCGGGCCGGTGACCCTGCTGTCCGTGCTGGCGGGCCCGGTGGTGGCGGGCTGGGCGGGCGTAGTGGCCGTACTGGCGGTGGCCGGCGCGTGCGAGGTGCTGCTCGGGGTGGCCGGGGCCCTTTCGGCGCCAAGGCCGGACAGGCGGTCGGAGGAGGCCATGGCCGGGAATCCGGCCGACGGGGAGGCGGGCGAGGGCGAAGACGATCTCAAGGCCATGGCCGGCAGGGCGTAA
- the hflX gene encoding GTPase HflX: MRETGRGAGGPRERTVLMGVDLPEHFGRGAGDCDLAELGRLVDTAGGDVVGEVRQRRNSPAPATFIGKGKVAELVAAVAATGATLVACDNDLSPAQGRNIEKALNGDHAGDVKGRVSVIDRTELILDIFAHHARTRQARLQVELAQLQYMLPRLVKLWSHLERQAGGIGTRGPGETQLETDRRIIGQRLARLKTELADIAADRGVQTKQRGDLFKVSLVGYTNAGKSTLMRAITGADVLVEDQLFATLDATTRRVDVDERRRFLLSDTVGFIRRLPHGLVASFRATLQEVADADLLLHVVDASSENPDHQIASVNEVLADLVPEERDTIMVFNKMDRLPPDRAEAFRNHHANRHASALFVSALDEDGPGAVRSAAVDRLLGRERVVRLQLPLTRMDLVAVFHRTGSVLEEEHDVRHCRLAVRLREQELERLLGREPDIEVLA, encoded by the coding sequence ATGCGCGAAACGGGAAGAGGCGCGGGCGGGCCGCGCGAACGCACGGTGCTGATGGGCGTCGACCTGCCCGAGCACTTCGGGCGCGGCGCCGGGGACTGCGACCTGGCCGAGCTCGGGCGCCTGGTGGACACCGCCGGCGGCGACGTGGTCGGGGAGGTGCGCCAGCGCCGCAACAGTCCCGCGCCCGCGACCTTCATCGGCAAGGGAAAGGTCGCCGAGCTCGTGGCGGCGGTCGCGGCCACCGGCGCCACGCTCGTGGCCTGCGACAACGATCTTTCCCCCGCGCAGGGGCGCAACATCGAGAAGGCGCTCAACGGGGATCACGCCGGCGACGTCAAGGGCCGCGTCTCGGTCATCGACCGCACCGAGCTGATCCTCGACATCTTCGCGCACCACGCCCGCACGCGACAGGCGCGGCTGCAGGTCGAGCTGGCCCAGCTCCAGTACATGCTGCCGCGACTGGTCAAGCTGTGGTCGCACCTCGAGCGGCAGGCCGGCGGCATTGGCACGCGCGGCCCCGGCGAGACACAGCTCGAGACAGACCGCCGCATCATCGGACAGCGTCTGGCGCGCCTGAAGACGGAGCTGGCCGACATCGCGGCCGACCGCGGCGTGCAGACCAAGCAACGCGGCGACCTCTTCAAGGTCTCCCTGGTGGGATACACGAACGCCGGCAAGTCCACCCTGATGCGCGCGATCACCGGCGCCGACGTGCTGGTCGAGGACCAGCTCTTCGCAACCCTCGACGCCACCACGCGGCGCGTGGACGTGGACGAGCGCCGCCGCTTCCTGCTGTCGGACACGGTCGGCTTCATCCGCCGCCTGCCGCACGGCCTGGTCGCGTCCTTCCGCGCCACCCTGCAGGAGGTGGCCGACGCCGACCTGCTGCTGCACGTGGTCGACGCGTCCAGCGAGAATCCCGACCATCAGATCGCCTCGGTCAACGAGGTGCTCGCCGATCTCGTGCCCGAGGAGCGCGACACCATCATGGTCTTCAACAAGATGGACCGCCTCCCGCCGGATCGGGCCGAAGCGTTCCGCAACCACCACGCCAACCGTCACGCCAGCGCGCTGTTCGTCTCCGCGCTTGATGAAGACGGCCCGGGCGCGGTACGATCGGCCGCGGTGGACAGGCTGCTCGGCCGAGAGCGGGTCGTGCGCCTGCAGTTGCCGCTGACCCGCATGGACCTGGTGGCGGTGTTCCACCGCACCGGCTCGGTGCTCGAGGAGGAGCACGACGTCCGGCATTGCCGTCTGGCGGTGCGTCTGCGCGAGCAGGAGCTGGAGCGGCTGCTGGGACGCGAGCCGGACATCGAGGTGCTCGCCTGA
- a CDS encoding 3'-5' exonuclease, whose amino-acid sequence MDNVTLERPLVCFDLETTGTGIDRDRIVEIGMVRVEPDGSRRSFRTLINPEMPIPPAASAVHGITDADVREAPLLAAVAREIIDMFEGADLAGFNSVGFDAPLLENELRRVGTDFSLAGRRHLDAMRIFHRMEPRTLEAAYRKYCGKDLTEAHAALADVEATLEVLDAMVARYDELSGDVTALHEVSNPDEGRWVDRSRKFEWDDDGNAVFAFGKHGGRPLAQIARQHPDYLTWMLGKDFSDEVSGILRDALQGRFPEKE is encoded by the coding sequence ATGGACAACGTGACACTCGAACGCCCCCTGGTCTGCTTCGACCTGGAGACCACCGGCACAGGCATCGACCGCGACCGCATCGTCGAGATCGGCATGGTGCGCGTGGAGCCCGACGGCTCGCGCCGCAGTTTCCGCACCCTGATCAACCCCGAGATGCCCATCCCGCCCGCCGCGTCGGCGGTGCACGGCATCACCGACGCCGACGTGCGGGAGGCCCCGCTCCTGGCCGCCGTCGCGCGCGAGATCATCGACATGTTCGAAGGCGCCGACCTGGCCGGCTTCAACTCGGTCGGCTTCGACGCGCCGCTGCTGGAGAACGAGCTGCGGCGCGTCGGCACGGACTTCTCGCTGGCGGGCCGCCGCCACCTGGACGCCATGCGCATCTTCCACCGGATGGAGCCCCGGACCCTCGAGGCCGCCTACCGCAAGTACTGCGGCAAGGATCTGACCGAGGCCCACGCGGCCCTGGCCGACGTGGAGGCCACCCTCGAGGTGCTCGACGCCATGGTCGCCCGCTACGACGAGCTCAGCGGCGACGTGACCGCGCTTCACGAGGTCAGCAACCCCGACGAGGGCCGCTGGGTGGATCGCAGCCGCAAGTTCGAGTGGGACGACGACGGCAACGCGGTCTTCGCCTTCGGCAAGCACGGCGGCCGGCCCCTCGCGCAGATCGCCCGCCAGCATCCCGACTACCTGACGTGGATGCTGGGGAAGGATTTCAGCGACGAGGTGAGCGGCATCCTGCGCGATGCGCTGCAGGGCAGGTTCCCCGAGAAAGAGTGA
- a CDS encoding transcriptional repressor → MSNKIPHPKLLELEERCRRRGVPLTTPRRAVMGVLLGRADHPTADDIFAEIAPQLPSLSKATVYRTLEKLVEIGLVIRVCHPEAAARYDAKTYRHQHLVCDHCGSMRDIEVPDLNDLPLPNTSETGFRIRDYFVQFRGLCQMCARSRGSLPGVDDQE, encoded by the coding sequence ATGAGCAACAAGATCCCACACCCCAAACTGCTTGAACTAGAGGAGCGGTGTCGCCGGCGAGGAGTTCCGCTGACGACCCCCCGTCGGGCCGTCATGGGGGTTCTGCTCGGACGGGCCGACCATCCGACAGCGGACGACATCTTCGCGGAAATTGCGCCGCAGTTGCCCAGTCTCTCGAAAGCCACGGTCTACAGGACCCTCGAGAAATTGGTCGAGATCGGGCTCGTTATCCGCGTCTGCCACCCAGAAGCAGCCGCGCGTTACGACGCCAAGACCTATCGACATCAGCACCTGGTCTGTGACCACTGCGGGAGTATGCGCGATATCGAAGTGCCCGATCTCAACGACCTTCCCCTCCCGAACACGTCCGAGACGGGCTTCCGGATTCGGGACTACTTTGTCCAGTTTCGCGGCCTTTGTCAGATGTGCGCCAGGTCCCGAGGTTCGCTGCCAGGAGTTGATGACCAAGAGTGA
- a CDS encoding branched-chain amino acid aminotransferase, protein MDIKITRNPNPPSPPTGEFGFGALFTPHMFLLDYKKGEWQNPRIEPYHDLKLDPAAKVLHYGQEIFEGMKAYANVDDGSVHMFRPAMNIKRFNISAHRVCMPAVDPELFMTALKRLIDLDRDWVPESPDALYIRPTMISNQAGLGVKSGTEFLFYIIIGPVGSYFAGGIKPLRLKVEERYVRSAPGGTGYAKTGGNYAAALLPIKLAQSEGYDNIIWLDALTASTVEEMGAMNIAFVYEDKIITAPVGDTILDGVTRDSVGHLCTDFGYNWVEIPPVAAEICADAASGMLREAFACGTAAVVTPIGVMHFQGKDYQVADGREGEITLKLRESLCRIHTGRSELHPEWLERVPKVEYAK, encoded by the coding sequence ATGGATATCAAGATCACCAGGAATCCCAATCCGCCGAGCCCGCCCACGGGCGAGTTCGGCTTCGGCGCCCTGTTCACGCCCCACATGTTCCTGCTCGACTACAAGAAGGGCGAATGGCAGAACCCGCGCATCGAGCCCTATCACGACCTGAAGCTCGATCCGGCCGCCAAGGTGCTGCATTACGGGCAGGAGATCTTCGAGGGCATGAAGGCCTACGCCAACGTCGACGACGGGTCGGTGCACATGTTCCGCCCCGCCATGAACATCAAGCGCTTCAACATCTCGGCGCATCGCGTCTGCATGCCCGCCGTGGATCCCGAGCTGTTCATGACGGCCCTCAAGCGCCTGATCGATCTGGATCGCGATTGGGTGCCCGAATCGCCCGACGCCCTCTACATCCGCCCCACGATGATCTCCAACCAGGCGGGCCTGGGCGTCAAATCGGGCACGGAGTTCCTGTTCTACATCATCATCGGACCGGTCGGCAGCTACTTCGCCGGCGGCATCAAGCCCCTGCGCCTGAAGGTCGAGGAGAGGTACGTCCGCTCGGCGCCCGGCGGCACCGGCTATGCCAAGACCGGCGGCAACTACGCCGCCGCGCTCCTGCCCATCAAGCTGGCCCAGAGCGAGGGCTACGACAACATCATCTGGCTGGACGCCCTGACCGCCAGCACGGTGGAGGAGATGGGCGCGATGAACATAGCCTTCGTCTACGAGGACAAGATCATCACCGCCCCCGTCGGCGACACCATCCTCGACGGCGTCACGCGCGATTCGGTCGGGCATCTCTGCACCGACTTCGGCTACAACTGGGTCGAGATCCCGCCGGTCGCCGCCGAGATCTGCGCCGACGCCGCGAGCGGCATGCTGCGCGAGGCCTTCGCCTGCGGCACCGCGGCGGTGGTCACGCCCATCGGCGTGATGCACTTCCAGGGCAAGGATTACCAGGTGGCCGACGGACGGGAAGGCGAGATCACCCTGAAGCTGCGCGAGTCGCTCTGCAGGATCCACACCGGGCGCAGCGAGCTTCATCCGGAATGGCTCGAGCGCGTCCCGAAGGTCGAATACGCGAAGTGA